One window from the genome of Terrimicrobium sacchariphilum encodes:
- the vccD gene encoding Verru_Chthon cassette protein D produces the protein MIFRPRAFSIVELLVVIAIISILMALTVPAVSSLIENTNVTRGAQLVESQIQLARQLASSRNRPVEVRLIKVPAQSATGVSAIQLWQMDPPSGANAAQARPLTRAEMLPTAICISEDATAASRLFAKCGFTNSIPSGSPLSGSSYAAFQIFPSGLLSPYVDMQTAYMTVLPTRNAKETSLPRNYAIIQINPMTGTPSTYRP, from the coding sequence GTGATTTTTCGCCCCCGCGCCTTTTCGATCGTCGAGCTCCTGGTCGTCATCGCCATCATTAGCATCCTCATGGCGCTCACCGTTCCAGCCGTCTCCTCGCTGATCGAGAATACAAACGTGACCCGCGGAGCCCAACTCGTGGAAAGCCAGATCCAACTCGCCCGCCAGCTCGCCTCCTCCAGGAATCGGCCCGTTGAGGTCCGTCTCATCAAGGTTCCCGCGCAATCCGCCACCGGGGTCAGTGCCATTCAACTCTGGCAGATGGACCCGCCGAGTGGCGCCAATGCCGCGCAGGCTCGCCCGCTGACACGCGCGGAAATGCTTCCGACGGCGATCTGCATTTCTGAAGACGCCACTGCGGCGTCCCGTCTTTTCGCCAAATGCGGCTTTACCAACTCGATCCCCTCCGGCTCGCCCCTTTCTGGCAGTTCCTACGCCGCCTTTCAGATCTTTCCCTCGGGCCTGCTCTCTCCCTACGTGGATATGCAGACGGCTTACATGACCGTATTGCCGACGCGAAATGCCAAGGAGACATCGCTGCCCCGCAACTACGCGATCATCCAGATCAACCCCATGACAGGAACTCCCAGCACCTACCGGCCATAA